A stretch of the Panicum virgatum strain AP13 chromosome 9N, P.virgatum_v5, whole genome shotgun sequence genome encodes the following:
- the LOC120689943 gene encoding 40S ribosomal protein S29 → MGHSNVWNSHPKNYGPGSRVCRVCANPHGLIRKYGLMCCRQCFRSNAKDIGFIKYR, encoded by the exons atgggaCACTCCAACGTGTGGAACTCGCACCCGAAGAACTATGGCCCTGGATCCAGGGTTTG CCGTGTGTGCGCCAACCCCCACGGCCTGATCCGGAAGTACGGGCTCATGTGCTGCAGGCAGTGCTTCCGCAGCAACGCCAAGGacatcggattcatcaag TACCGCTAA
- the LOC120689946 gene encoding cytochrome c oxidase subunit 6a, mitochondrial-like: MALAAARSGLRSLAARAAPARRRMSSSVHDDAYETAKWEKITYAGIVTCTLLAAYNLSKGHPHFEEPPAYPYLHIRNKEFPWGPDGLFEKKDHH, translated from the exons ATGGCTctggcggcggcgagatccGGCCTCCGGTCgctggcggcgcgcgccgcgccggcgaggcgccgcATGTCCTCCTCCGTCCACGACGACGCCT ATGAGACGGCCAAGTGGGAGAAGATCACCTACGCCGGGATCGTGACCTGCACCCTCCTGGCGGCGTACAACCTCTCCAAGGGCCACCCCCACTTCGAGGAGCCGCCG GCGTACCCATATCTGCACATCCGCAACAAGGAGTTCCCCTGGG GACCTGATGGCCTGTTTGAGAAGAAGGACCACCATTAA
- the LOC120689944 gene encoding uncharacterized protein LOC120689944, whose amino-acid sequence MDPCPFVRVLVGNLALRMPVAPPAAGAGAGVHPSTSPCYCKIRLGKMPAQSVPAPLVPFDGGDQAPASGALAAAFHLSKADLEWFNGKPSLFSSRGEAVLKVAVYAGRKGSTCGVSSGRLLGKATIPLDLKGAEAKPAVLHSGWISIGKRAGKGSPAAAELSLTVRAEPDPRFVFEFDGEPECSPQVLQVRGSMKQPMFTCKFGCRSNSDLRRPGMHPEREGASGKERKGWSVTVHDLSGSPVAMASMVTPFVPSPGTDRVSRSNPGAWLVLRPAGDGAWEPWARLECWRERGGAGASDSLGYHFDLLLPGVDHAVPLAESSIPSSKGGKFAIDLTAAQPLSRGGTPGCSPKGSGDFSNWPLGNYRGFVMSAAVQGEGRCSKPTVEVGVAHVGCAEDAAAFVALAAAVDLSMDACRLFSHRLRKELSHPQADLLR is encoded by the coding sequence ATGGACCCGTGCCCGTTCGTGCGGGTGCTGGTCGGCAACCTCGCGCTCCGAatgccggtggcgccgccggccgccggcgccggcgcgggcgtccACCCGTCCACGTCGCCGTGCTACTGCAAGATCCGGCTCGGGAAGATGCCGGCCCAGAGCGTCCCGGCGCCGCTCGTGCCCTTCGATGGCGGCGACCAGGCGCCGGCGTCCggggcgctcgccgccgcgttccATCTGTCGAAGGCGGACCTGGAGTGGTTCAACGGGAAGCCGTCGCTCTTCTCCTCGCGCGGGGAGGCGGTCCTGAAGGTCGCGGTCTACGCCGGCCGGAAGGGGAGTACCTGTGGTGTCAGCTCCGGGCGGCTGCTGGGGAAGGCTACCATCCCGCTCGACCTCAAGGGCGCCGAGGCCAAGCCCGCGGTGCTGCACAGCGGATGGATCTCCATCGGGAAGAGAGCCGGCAAGGGCAGCcccgcggccgcggagctcAGCCTCACCGTCCGCGCGGAGCCCGACCCGCGATTCGTGTTCGAGTTCGACGGCGAGCCGGAGTGCAGCCCGCAGGTGCTGCAGGTGCGCGGCAGCATGAAGCAGCCGATGTTCACCTGCAAGTTCGGGTGCCGCAGCAACAGCGACCTGCGGAGGCCGGGGATGCACCCGGAGCGCGAAGGGGCGTCGGGGAAGGAGCGCAAGGGGTGGTCCGTGACGGTGCACGACCTGTCGGGCTCCCCCGTCGCGATGGCGTCCATGGTCACGCCTTTCGTGCCCTCACCGGGTACGGACCGCGTGAGCCGCTCCAACCCGGGCGCGTGGCTCGtcctccgccccgccggcgATGGCGCCTGGGAGCCCTGGGCGCGCCTCGAGTGCtggcgcgagcgcggcggcgccggcgcgtccGACAGCCTGGGCTACCACTTTGatctcctcctccccggcgtGGACCACGCCGTCCCCCTCGCCGAGTCCTCCATCCCCTCGTCCAAGGGCGGCAAGTTCGCCATCGACCTCACCGCCGCGCAGCCGCTCAGCCGGGGCGGCACGCCGGGGTGCAGCCCGAAGGGCAGCGGCGACTTCAGCAACTGGCCTTTGGGGAACTACCGCGGGTTCGTCATGTCGGCCGCCGTCCAGGGCGAGGGCCGGTGCAGCAAGCCTACTGTGGAGGTCGGCGTGGCGCACGTCGGGTGCgccgaggacgcggcggcgttcGTGGCCCTCGCGGCGGCCGTGGACCTGAGCATGGACGCGTGCAGGCTCTTCTCGCACCGGCTGAGGAAGGAGCTCTCCCACCCGCAGGCCGACCTTCTCCGGTGA
- the LOC120689945 gene encoding uncharacterized protein LOC120689945 isoform X1: MLAFFFSSTAFSFAVVCVQACRKVIPVPVTMLRPSSSRSHRSKKLRPSHGLQVFLFVAVGIWIVYQLTHSYGKRRVVTVETDGIGGEPARRRLGTKGSVDFAAGQASVGDVAGVGDGSDAGRGADSSDDPSSKAGDGDEEDDDQEVDEDDGVDSDAEDGLAADEEEDDRDLQSQDGSSEDELKTAHGETQKGLNTSIVPPVNATDTLQGGVAVLLANATGRTADGTTLTALKNPATVDLSSLHARGTAGDIIENKPLANIGSSGENRNLHINKNGAAADTVAGYGILS; the protein is encoded by the exons atgcttgctttttttttttcctccacaG ccttttcctttgcaGTGGTCTGTGTACAAGCCTGCCGCAAAGTGATCCCTGTCCCGGTCACCATGCTGAGGCCGTCGTCAAGCAGGAGCCATAGAAGCAAGAAGCTCAGGCCAAGCCACGGTCTCCAGGTCTTCCTGTTCGTCGCCGTCGGCATCTGGATCGTGTACCAgctgacgcattcgtacggcaAGCGGCGGGTGGTGACTGTGGAGACGGACGGCATCGGCGGCGAGCCGGCACGGCGCCGGCTGGGGACGAAGGGCTCCGTCGACTTCGCAGCTGGCCAGGCGTCTGTCGGTGACGTTGCTGGGGTCGGGGACGGGAGCGACGCCGGACGGGGAGCCGACTCGTCGGACGATCCTTCGAGCAAGGCTGgagacggcgacgaggaggacgacgaccaagaggttgatgaagatgatgggGTCGATAGCGATGCGGAGGACGGCCTTGCCGCTGACGAAGAGGAGGATGACAGAGATCTCCAGTCTCAGGACGGCAGCAGTGAGGATGAACTGAAGACCGCGCACGGCGAAACTCAGAAAGGACTGAACACAAGCATTGTTCCTCCGGTGAACGCCACCGACACTCTGCAAGGCGGCGTTGCTGTTCTACTGGCGAATGCGACTGGCCGTACAGCAGATGGCACTACTCTGACTGCTCTGAAGAACCCTGCAACAGTTGATCTGTCGTCGTTGCATGCCAGAGGAACAGCTGGTGATATTATTGAGAACAAGCCGTTGGCGAACATTGGGTCTTCAGGTGAGAATCGGAACCTTCATATCAACAAGAACGGGGCTGCAGCAGACACTGTCGCAGGATATGGCATCTTGAGCTGA
- the LOC120689945 gene encoding uncharacterized protein LOC120689945 isoform X2, giving the protein MLAFFFSSTVVCVQACRKVIPVPVTMLRPSSSRSHRSKKLRPSHGLQVFLFVAVGIWIVYQLTHSYGKRRVVTVETDGIGGEPARRRLGTKGSVDFAAGQASVGDVAGVGDGSDAGRGADSSDDPSSKAGDGDEEDDDQEVDEDDGVDSDAEDGLAADEEEDDRDLQSQDGSSEDELKTAHGETQKGLNTSIVPPVNATDTLQGGVAVLLANATGRTADGTTLTALKNPATVDLSSLHARGTAGDIIENKPLANIGSSGENRNLHINKNGAAADTVAGYGILS; this is encoded by the exons atgcttgctttttttttttcctccacaG TGGTCTGTGTACAAGCCTGCCGCAAAGTGATCCCTGTCCCGGTCACCATGCTGAGGCCGTCGTCAAGCAGGAGCCATAGAAGCAAGAAGCTCAGGCCAAGCCACGGTCTCCAGGTCTTCCTGTTCGTCGCCGTCGGCATCTGGATCGTGTACCAgctgacgcattcgtacggcaAGCGGCGGGTGGTGACTGTGGAGACGGACGGCATCGGCGGCGAGCCGGCACGGCGCCGGCTGGGGACGAAGGGCTCCGTCGACTTCGCAGCTGGCCAGGCGTCTGTCGGTGACGTTGCTGGGGTCGGGGACGGGAGCGACGCCGGACGGGGAGCCGACTCGTCGGACGATCCTTCGAGCAAGGCTGgagacggcgacgaggaggacgacgaccaagaggttgatgaagatgatgggGTCGATAGCGATGCGGAGGACGGCCTTGCCGCTGACGAAGAGGAGGATGACAGAGATCTCCAGTCTCAGGACGGCAGCAGTGAGGATGAACTGAAGACCGCGCACGGCGAAACTCAGAAAGGACTGAACACAAGCATTGTTCCTCCGGTGAACGCCACCGACACTCTGCAAGGCGGCGTTGCTGTTCTACTGGCGAATGCGACTGGCCGTACAGCAGATGGCACTACTCTGACTGCTCTGAAGAACCCTGCAACAGTTGATCTGTCGTCGTTGCATGCCAGAGGAACAGCTGGTGATATTATTGAGAACAAGCCGTTGGCGAACATTGGGTCTTCAGGTGAGAATCGGAACCTTCATATCAACAAGAACGGGGCTGCAGCAGACACTGTCGCAGGATATGGCATCTTGAGCTGA